The genomic DNA TCACGCCCACTTTGTGCCCGAGAAATACCTCAGACTCATCGAGACGGAAGGAAAACCGCACGGGCTCGGCCTCCGGCGCGGTCCGAACGGACCGAGCATTCTGATCGGCGACATACCGATCGGCCCGATCACGGCGCATTACCATGATTTGGACGTAAGGCTTAAATCGATGGATGCGCAGGGCGTGGCCGTGCATGCCCTCTCGCTCATGCCGCCGATGGTTTACTGGGCGGATGAAGCGTCTGCGCCCGGTGTGGCGCGGCTCGTCAACGACGCGATGGCCGAAGCTGCTCGAGCCCATCCCGACCGCTTCGTCGTTCTGGCCACGCTGCCCATGCAAAATCCTGAGGCTGCTGTGAGCGAAGTGGAGCGCGCCGTCAACGACCTCGGCTGTCGCGGCATCTACCTGGGCACGAACGTTCGGGGAAAAGAGCTGACCGATCATTCGCTCCTCCCCATCTTCGAGCGCATTCACGCACTGGGAGTTCCAATTTTTCTTCATCCGCTCAACGTTATCGGCGCTCAGCGGCTCACGAACTACCATCTACATAACCTTCTGGGAAATCCGTTCGACACCGCGGTCGCCGCAGCCAACTTGATCTTCAGCGGACTCCTGGATCGATTTCCAAAGCTTCAAGTCTGCCTGCCGCATGCGGGTGGCGCCCTTCCTTATCTTATCGGCCGTCTCAACCATGGCTGGAAAGTGCGGCAGGAGTGCCGCGCACTGAAGAAGCCGCCGTCGAGTTATCTCAGACGCTTCACTTACGACACGATCAGCCACGCTCCGGAGTCGCTTAACTATCTCATCAAGCTCGTCGGAGCCGACCGCGTGATGATGGGAAGCGACTACTGTTTTGACATGGGCTACGAGCGGCCGGTTGAAGCGGTTACGGTTCTGAAGCTAAACCGCAATGACCGAGAAAAAATCCTCCACGGCAACGCCGCGCGTCTGCTTCGGCTCGGATAGGATTGCCGATCCTGCATTGAGTCGGAAATCAAAATCTAAAATCGAAAATCGGAGACCTGGTTCAGAGCTGCAACGGCAGAGTGACCGGCTGATGGCGTTCGGCTGAAAGGTCGGCGGCGAGGGTCACTTCCATCACTTGCCGCGCCTGCTCCGGCGTCACGAGCACGGGCCGATTCAAGGCCACAGCTTCGATGAAGTGGATCGTCTCAGCTTCCATCGGCCCCTGGTAGACGTGGCCTACTTGCTCGCCCGGCATCGTTGAGAGCGGGAGCACCATCCCGCCTTTCATCGTGTTCAGCACGATATCGCGGTGGCTGTCGTCGATGAGAAGGGCGCCTTCGGTTCCGACAAACTCGATCGTCGCCGTCGAGAAATGGGGATAACCGGGCGGCAACGCCCATCCCGCGCCGATGGTGAATGCCGTGCCGTCCGCCATCGTCACCATGATCCACTGGCAATCCGGAACGCCATGCGTCTGTTCCATGATCCGATAGACGACTTCGGAGTAGACGCGCACCGGCTTGACGCCCTCGAGACACCAAAGGATAAAGTCGATGTCGTGCGTCGCCTCCATCACGGCTGGCGAGAGCCGAATGCGCCCGCCGATTTTGTTGCCGATGGAGCGAGAGACGTTGCGGCTTACGAGCGCGGTGACTGGATGGCCGAGAGTCCCGTTCACCAGGGACTGCTTTACGTAGGCGTACTTCGGGTTGAAACGCTGCGTGTAGCCGATCGTGAACTTTAGCTCAGCTTTTTTGGCGAGCGCCATCATCTCGTCCGCCTCTTTCAATTCGAGCCCCATCGGCTTCTCCAGCAGCGTGTGCTTGCGCGCAAGGAGGCAGTCTTTGGTGATTGGGTAGTGCGTCGTCTCCGGCGTGCTACAGACGAACATCGCATCGATATCGTCCCGTCGCAGAAGCTCACGGTAATCCGTGGTCGCCGTCTTGGCCCTGGTCGCTTCCGCGACATGATGGAGTTTCGTGGGATCGATCTCGGCCACGTGCACGCCCTCTACCAGGGAATGGTCGGCGCAGACCTTCGCCCGAATTTCTCCGATCCATCCCGTGCCGACAATTCCGACATTGATCTTCCGATCCGTCATTTTTATCTTTCCTGAGAGTTCAGCGCGATCACGCCGGCACACTACGCCAGATTATCCCAGCGATCAAGTATCTGAGCCCGATGCAGGCGGCGAGAACCGTATTGCACTTCCTGCGCGACGTATAGTAGGCTCCCAACCCGTGGCACTTTTTAAGGGGTGAAGGATGAAAGTAATGCAGCTCACTCGTCCAGGCGGATCTCTATTTCCGCTTTCAGCTTTCATAA from Candidatus Binatia bacterium includes the following:
- a CDS encoding Gfo/Idh/MocA family oxidoreductase, producing MTDRKINVGIVGTGWIGEIRAKVCADHSLVEGVHVAEIDPTKLHHVAEATRAKTATTDYRELLRRDDIDAMFVCSTPETTHYPITKDCLLARKHTLLEKPMGLELKEADEMMALAKKAELKFTIGYTQRFNPKYAYVKQSLVNGTLGHPVTALVSRNVSRSIGNKIGGRIRLSPAVMEATHDIDFILWCLEGVKPVRVYSEVVYRIMEQTHGVPDCQWIMVTMADGTAFTIGAGWALPPGYPHFSTATIEFVGTEGALLIDDSHRDIVLNTMKGGMVLPLSTMPGEQVGHVYQGPMEAETIHFIEAVALNRPVLVTPEQARQVMEVTLAADLSAERHQPVTLPLQL
- a CDS encoding amidohydrolase family protein — encoded protein: MKRRRMTRPSRKRPAVRAARRQQGIQTIDIHAHFVPEKYLRLIETEGKPHGLGLRRGPNGPSILIGDIPIGPITAHYHDLDVRLKSMDAQGVAVHALSLMPPMVYWADEASAPGVARLVNDAMAEAARAHPDRFVVLATLPMQNPEAAVSEVERAVNDLGCRGIYLGTNVRGKELTDHSLLPIFERIHALGVPIFLHPLNVIGAQRLTNYHLHNLLGNPFDTAVAAANLIFSGLLDRFPKLQVCLPHAGGALPYLIGRLNHGWKVRQECRALKKPPSSYLRRFTYDTISHAPESLNYLIKLVGADRVMMGSDYCFDMGYERPVEAVTVLKLNRNDREKILHGNAARLLRLG